From a single Oreochromis niloticus isolate F11D_XX linkage group LG4, O_niloticus_UMD_NMBU, whole genome shotgun sequence genomic region:
- the LOC102082239 gene encoding uncharacterized protein LOC102082239: MLCRTVLLLLTVCCAEGFEQNPVKTTVIPSSDGTNITKCVVKEFVPKKHDLKWLKNGKDITSKIDLPFKVLTTVSESRKDGKKVYNAESRLTVNSSDVNADTEFTCVLKGGQNASLNKPDRDNPEGPTMALYILPQLHTDPYKPEDEITLVCLVTSTVKKAYKIKWSESNGRNPGRYVTGTNVRPQQSKNDQKWRSMSFYTTTKENWYKKDPTKTFTCHVRSENIKKSVSSGIGNSKECDYNY; the protein is encoded by the exons ATGCTCTGTAGGacagtgctgctgcttttgacTGTCTGCTGTGCAG agggGTTTGAGCAGAATCCTGTTAAAACAACAGTTATTCCCTCTTCTGACGGCACCAATATCACCAAATGCGTTGTGAAAGAGTTTGTACCAAAGAAACATGACCTCAAATGGCTGAAAAACGGAAAAGACATCACCAGCAAAATAGATCTGCCGTTTAAAGTTTTGACTACAGTTTCGGAATCAAGAAAGGATGGAAAGAAAGTGTACAATGCAGAAAGTCGTCTCACAGTAAATTCCAGTGATGTGAATGCAGATACTGAATTCACTTGTGTGTTAAAGGGAGGGCAAAATGCATCTTTGAATAAACCTGACAGAGACAACCCAGAAG GGCCAACAATGGCACTCTACATTCTCCCACAGCTGCACACTGACCCATATAAGCCTGAAGATGAAATCACATTGGTGTGTCTGGTCACCAGTACTGTAAAAAAGGCGTATAAAATCAAATGGTCAGAGAGTAATGGAAGAAATCCTGGCCGTTATGTTACAGGCACCAACGTCCGTCCACAGCAGAGTAAAAATGACCAGAAATGGCGAAGCATGAGTTTTTACACTACCACTAAGGAAAACTGGTACAAAAAAGATCCAACCAAAACGTTCACCTGCCATGTCCGTtctgaaaatattaaaaaatcagTGTCCAGTGGCATTGGTAATTCTAAAGAATGTGACTATAACTACTAA